In Limanda limanda chromosome 23, fLimLim1.1, whole genome shotgun sequence, a genomic segment contains:
- the LOC132996936 gene encoding aryl hydrocarbon receptor-like, whose translation MYAGRKRRKPAQKGVKPSPAEGAKSNPSKRHRDRLNSELERLAGLLPFPEDVVSSLDKLSILRLSVSFLRSSSFFSVALKSRLCNGSNKCSKTPGSADTHLPEGELLLQALNGFVLVVTAEGIVFFCSHTIQDFLGFHQTDVMHQSVFELIHTEDQQEFRRNLHWALDPPAGPGPPTDPSTDGESESTSPCLVSYNPDQLPPENSSFLERGFICRFRCLLDNSSGFLALNIQGRLKFLHGQSRQQSGSEAGTPPQLALFAIATPIQPPAILGIRTRNMIFRTKHKLDFTPMACDAKGKIVLGYTEAELRVRGSGYQFIHAADMLYCAENHVRMMKTGESGLTVFRLLTKENRWAWVQANARLVYKNGKPDYIIATQRPLVDEEGGEHLRKRSMHLPFTFATGEALLYQTGHPLHGFPDSFQGKAKGSKSKKGKVDRSSSDELDPKSLLGILMSQDESVYVFQPDTEAKMSYQSILTGEQPSQTDGFSGLFGADSWQIVSNGETGRCNGKTPGFDPLLSTLDSLSLDGDETCSNSELFSALENLGLDAEDLELLLLDERMIQVELDPNHIPSLSDLLTNNEILSYIHDSLEGGTEGGEPGGFGLLGDSPNTDSAQSVSRQECSTAGVPAAPPGSRQPIVQLSQQMQQHVRAGELVKEQLGQIQPLDTNVLPNGHWMVTTENLHHPNNHTHHHPHTVLKTSTLNSDHKHLHSRLGLSQQWQLQHDQYSVHLQSHQQENSQSALLPGFHNQLGLSRSHTSNGHAAFPPHVEVEHTGYSISNAPYTGGTVLNSVITQDVWAQQKHQQVMQQTQSSSLDLEQLLGLSQPQPGRPALQAYGMFSTGPQDHGKLENGCLLSATNAAYIKTCLMPNGNGVATDDIPLSCPEGLAALQDPQKSGFFL comes from the exons ATGTACgcggggaggaagagaaggaaaccTGCTCAGAAGGG AGTGAAGCCGAGCCCGGCTGAAGGCGCCAAGTCCAACCCGTCCAAACGCCACCGTGACCGGCTGAACTCGGAGCTGGAGCGGCTGGCCGGCCTGCTGCCGTTCCCCGAGGACGTGGTCTCCAGCCTGGACAAGCTGTCCATCCTGAGGCTCAGCGTCAGCTTcctccgcagcagcagcttcttctcaG TGGCGCTGAAGAGCCGGCTGTGCAACGGCTCCAACAAGTGCAGCAAGACGCCGggttcagcagacacacacctacctgagggggagctgctgctgcag GCTCTGAACGGCTTCGTCCTGGTGGTGACGGCCGAGGGAATCGTCTTCTTCTGCTCTCACACCATCCAGGACTTCCTGGGTTTCCATCAG ACCGACGTGATGCATCAGAGTGTGTTTGAGCTGATTCACACTGAAGACCAGCAGGAGTTCAGGAGGAACCTGCACTGGGCCCTCGACCCCCCTGCCGGCCCCGGACCCCCCACAGACCCCTCTACAG ATGGGGAGTCGGAGTCGACCTCTCCTTGCCTCGTGAGCTACAACCCCGACCAGCTCCCACCTGAGAACTCCTCCTTTCTGGAGCGAGGCTTCATCTGCCGCTTCCGCTGTCTGCTGGACAACTCCTCCGGCTTCCTG GCGCTGAACATCCAGGGTCGGTTGAAGTTCCTCCACGGTCAGAGCCGTCAGCAGAGTGGCAGCGAGGCCGGGACGCCGCCTCAGCTCGCTCTCTTCGCCATCGCCACGCCCATCCAGCCTCCAGCCATCCTGGGAATCAGAACGAGGAACATGATCTTCAGGACCAAGCACAAGCTCGATTTCACTCCCATGGCCTGCGACGCAAA GGGTAAAATAGTCCTGGGATACACCGAGGCAGAGCTGAGGGTCCGAGGCTCTGGTTACCAGTTCATCCACGCTGCGGACATGTTGTACTGTGCTGAAAACCACGTCAGAA TGATGAAGACCGGAGAGAGCGGCCTCACCGTCTTCAGGCTGCTCACCAAGGAGAACCGGTGGGCGTGGGTCCAGGCCAACGCCCGGCTCGTCTACAAGAACGGAAAGCCCGACTACATCATCGCCACCCAGAGGCCTTTGGT GGACGAGGAAGGAGGGGAACACCTGAGGAAGCGATCCATGCACCTTCCTTTCACCTTCGCCACCGGGGAGGCGCTGCTCTACCAGACCGGGCATCCGCTGCACGGCTTCCCGGATTCCTTCCAGGGCAAAGCCAAAGGCAGCAAGTCCAAAAAGGGCAAAGTGGACAGGAGCTCTTCAGATGAGCTGGACCCAAAGTCCCTGCTGGGAATTCTGATGAGCCAGGACGAGTCCGTGTACGTCTTCCAACCCGACACAGAGGCGAAAATGTCCTATCAGAGCATCCTTACTGGGGAGCAGCCGAGCCAGACTGATGGTTTCAGTGGCTTATTTGGTGCTGACAGCTGGCAAATCGTATCCAACGGGGAGACAGGAAGATGCAACGGTAAAACACCCGGTTTTGACCCCCTGCTGTCCACCTTGGACTCCTTGTCTCTGGACGGGGACGAGACGTGCTCCAACAGCGAGCTCTTCAGCGCTCTGGAGAACCTGGGCCTGGACGCTGAAGACctggagctcctgctgctggacgAGAGGATGATTCAGGTGGAGCTGGACCCGAACCACATCCCCTCCCTCAGCGACCTTCTCACCAACAATGAGATCCTCTCCTATATCCACGACTCCCTGGAGGGAGGCACAGAGGGAGGGGAACCGGGGGGATTTGGACTTTTGGGCGATTCGCCGAACACGGACTCCGCCCAAAGCGTCTCCCGGCAGGAGTGTTCCACCGCTGGCGTCCCTGCCGCCCCCCCCGGCAGCAGGCAGCCCATCGTCCAGCTCTCGCAACAGATGCAGCAACACGTCCGAGCTGGTGAGCTGGTGAAAGAGCAGCTGGGACAGATCCAACCTCTGGACACCAACGTTTTACCCAACGGTCACTGGATGGTCACGACGGAGAACCTCCATCACCCAAACAAccacacccaccaccacccgcACACTGTGCTCAAAACCTCGACGCTGAACAGTGACCACAAACACCTTCATTCACGTCTGGGATTGAGTCAACAGTGGCAGCTGCAACACGACCAGTACTCAGTGCACCTCCAGTCCCACCAGCAGGAAAACAGCCAGAGCGCTCTGTTACCTGGTTTCCACAACCAGCTGGGACTGAGCAGATCTCACACCTCCAACGGACACGCAGCCTTCCCACCACACGTGGAGGTGGAGCACACAGGCTACAGCATCTCCAACGCGCCGTATACCGGTGGCACCGTCCTGAACAGTGTGATCACGCAGGATGTTTGGGCCCAACAGAAACACCAGCAGGTGATGCAGCAGACTCAG AGCTCCTCGCTGGACTTGGAGCAGCTCCTGGGTCTGTCCCAGCCGCAGCCCGGCCGGCCGGCCCTCCAGGCCTACGGCATGTTCAGCACCGGGCCACAGGACCACGGCAAG CTGGAGAACGGCTGCCTCCTCAGTGCCACCAACGCAGCGTACATCAAGACGTGTCTGATGCCCAATGGGAACGGAGTGGCCACCGATGACATCCCTCTCTCGTGCCCCGAAGGACTCGCTGCTCTGCAGGACCCACAGAAGTCTGGATTCTTCCTCTGA